The proteins below come from a single uncultured Carboxylicivirga sp. genomic window:
- a CDS encoding efflux RND transporter permease subunit: MKITEFFLKRPTLFWSFLAILLVAGVLSFKAMPKLEDPAVAVKQAMVVVPYPGANAHEVELKVVQVLEDKLRTLPNVYKLRSECHAGMAMISVEFDLTVPIAKIEQYFDLLRRKVNDVKMLLPQDCGDPIVIDDMMDVYGIFYSLSGDGYSYHELNKYAGLIQRELLTVKGVKRINLVGNRHEVINITLSKEKVARNGMIPNQIMMSLSSATSTVGGGKYQSGSDNFQVRVDAEVKTVEDLQNLLIKTMDGKQIKLGDIADIERGYVEPQTQGFFVNGKPSIAIMVTLENNVVVPDVGEAVDAKLAEVMQTLPVGIETNKVFFQPDKVNEAISSFMWNLVMSVLVVIIVLIFAMGFRSGMIIGSGLVLTIAASLPVLLTMGTTLQRISLGAFIIAMGMLVDNAIVIMDGIIVDKKKGYGPKTYLHKIGKNNALPLLGATIIAVSTFIGVFLADGSAAEYSSDLFLVLCVSLLLSWVFALVQVPFFAKVWYPARLTDKDKKGNRDDVMNGKVHKIVRRLMTLFIEYRKTALIAAFAILLISFYGMTYVKNLFFPDFDYKQFIVEYHMPSQTDPDKVRDDLLEMSELLLKNPAIEKVSASQSGAPGMYCLVRPMTNGGDSYGELIVDCPDYNTVCKQIPTVRKQLRELYPDAYIRIRKYNFSISTSHTVEVEFAGPDPAVLRNLSKQAEDIMRQCPLVDPYSVSNNWKPQEKTLLAVYNQQDALRAGISRGDVGNALQAANNGMTVGVINDADNMVLINLRVRNEDGSRIQNIRDIPVWTMMNVSLSEDDLTGVMTGGKSVSELQDRMFRATPLSNVTNDIALQWDDNLVRRVNGQRVIEAECDPNYDLWEATPAAVLANIQDDINAIEMPHGYSMHWTGEIEMQEDASASTLKWMPLTLAIILIVLLMLFNSWRQVILILICIPFVFVGITPTLLLTKSPFTFMAIIGMMGLMGMMVKNAIVLVNEINRLQTEEKVHPYKAVIEATISRVTPVLMASLTTIVGMVPLLGDPMYSSMALTIMGGLAVGTVITLLLLPLLYTAFYRIRKPQN, from the coding sequence ATGAAGATTACAGAGTTTTTTCTTAAACGTCCTACGCTGTTTTGGTCGTTTTTAGCGATACTTCTGGTTGCCGGAGTTCTGTCGTTTAAAGCAATGCCAAAATTAGAGGATCCTGCCGTGGCTGTAAAGCAGGCAATGGTGGTGGTTCCATATCCCGGGGCCAATGCGCATGAGGTAGAGTTGAAAGTGGTACAGGTATTGGAAGATAAACTCCGAACTTTGCCCAATGTTTACAAGCTACGTTCAGAGTGTCATGCTGGTATGGCAATGATATCAGTTGAGTTTGATTTGACTGTGCCTATTGCCAAAATTGAACAGTATTTCGATTTGTTGCGCCGCAAGGTTAATGATGTGAAAATGCTTCTTCCTCAGGATTGCGGTGATCCCATTGTTATTGATGATATGATGGATGTGTATGGTATCTTTTATTCCTTATCGGGCGATGGATACAGTTATCACGAACTCAATAAATATGCAGGATTGATTCAGCGTGAGTTATTGACAGTAAAAGGAGTGAAGCGCATTAATCTGGTAGGAAACCGTCATGAGGTTATTAATATCACACTTTCGAAAGAAAAAGTGGCCCGAAACGGTATGATCCCGAATCAGATTATGATGTCACTATCATCAGCCACATCAACTGTTGGTGGAGGTAAATATCAATCAGGCTCTGATAATTTTCAGGTTCGTGTTGATGCCGAAGTGAAGACGGTTGAAGATTTGCAAAATCTGCTTATCAAAACAATGGATGGTAAGCAAATAAAACTGGGCGACATTGCTGATATTGAGCGAGGATATGTCGAACCGCAAACGCAAGGTTTTTTTGTAAATGGTAAGCCATCAATTGCCATTATGGTAACGCTCGAAAACAATGTGGTAGTGCCAGATGTGGGTGAGGCTGTTGATGCAAAACTGGCAGAAGTGATGCAAACGCTTCCAGTAGGTATCGAAACCAATAAAGTGTTTTTTCAACCCGATAAAGTAAACGAAGCCATCAGCTCATTTATGTGGAACCTGGTGATGTCGGTATTGGTTGTGATAATTGTACTGATTTTTGCCATGGGATTCCGCAGCGGAATGATTATAGGTTCGGGATTGGTGTTGACCATTGCAGCCTCTTTACCGGTTCTTTTAACTATGGGAACTACCTTACAACGTATTTCGTTGGGAGCATTTATTATTGCTATGGGTATGCTGGTTGATAATGCCATTGTTATAATGGATGGTATTATCGTTGATAAAAAGAAAGGTTATGGACCTAAAACATATCTTCATAAAATAGGTAAAAATAATGCTCTCCCTTTATTGGGTGCCACCATTATTGCTGTTTCAACATTTATTGGTGTTTTTCTGGCCGATGGTTCAGCTGCCGAATATTCGAGCGATTTATTTTTGGTGTTGTGTGTTAGTCTTTTGCTTAGCTGGGTGTTTGCTTTGGTTCAGGTTCCGTTTTTTGCAAAAGTATGGTATCCTGCTCGTTTAACAGATAAAGATAAGAAAGGCAATCGTGATGATGTAATGAACGGCAAAGTGCATAAGATTGTACGTCGACTAATGACTCTTTTTATAGAGTATCGAAAAACAGCATTGATAGCTGCTTTTGCTATTTTGTTAATCAGTTTCTACGGAATGACATACGTTAAAAATCTATTTTTTCCTGATTTCGATTACAAACAGTTTATTGTTGAATACCATATGCCTTCGCAAACAGATCCGGATAAGGTGCGCGATGACTTATTGGAAATGTCAGAGTTGTTGCTAAAGAATCCTGCTATTGAAAAAGTATCAGCCAGTCAGAGCGGAGCACCGGGCATGTATTGTCTGGTTCGTCCAATGACAAACGGTGGCGACAGCTATGGAGAATTAATTGTGGATTGTCCCGATTATAATACAGTCTGTAAGCAAATACCAACGGTTCGTAAACAACTTCGGGAGTTGTACCCTGATGCTTATATCCGCATTCGTAAGTATAACTTCTCTATTTCCACATCACACACTGTGGAGGTTGAATTTGCTGGGCCCGATCCGGCTGTTCTTCGCAACTTAAGCAAACAGGCCGAAGATATTATGCGTCAATGTCCTTTGGTTGATCCGTATTCGGTATCAAACAACTGGAAGCCTCAGGAAAAAACTTTGTTGGCAGTATACAATCAACAAGATGCTTTACGTGCCGGTATTAGCCGGGGAGATGTGGGCAATGCTTTACAAGCTGCGAACAATGGCATGACGGTTGGAGTGATAAATGATGCCGATAACATGGTGCTGATTAATTTAAGGGTACGGAATGAAGATGGCTCCCGAATTCAGAATATTCGTGATATTCCGGTTTGGACCATGATGAATGTGAGTCTTTCAGAAGATGATCTTACCGGTGTTATGACGGGTGGAAAATCTGTATCAGAATTGCAAGATCGTATGTTCAGAGCTACACCGCTTAGTAACGTTACTAATGATATAGCATTGCAATGGGATGATAACTTGGTTCGACGCGTAAATGGTCAGCGCGTTATCGAGGCCGAATGTGATCCAAATTATGACTTATGGGAAGCAACACCGGCTGCCGTGCTGGCAAATATTCAGGATGATATAAATGCAATTGAAATGCCTCATGGCTATTCAATGCACTGGACAGGTGAAATTGAAATGCAGGAAGATGCATCGGCCAGTACACTAAAGTGGATGCCATTAACCCTTGCTATTATTTTAATCGTTTTGTTAATGCTGTTCAACAGCTGGCGACAAGTAATCCTTATTCTTATCTGTATTCCATTTGTATTTGTAGGAATTACCCCAACTCTGTTGTTAACCAAGTCTCCGTTTACCTTTATGGCTATTATTGGTATGATGGGGCTGATGGGTATGATGGTTAAGAATGCCATTGTGTTGGTTAATGAGATCAACCGCTTGCAAACCGAGGAAAAAGTACATCCTTATAAAGCAGTGATTGAAGCCACCATATCGCGTGTTACACCGGTGTTAATGGCTTCTTTAACAACAATTGTTGGTATGGTTCCGTTACTGGGCGACCCGATGTATAGCTCAATGGCACTTACCATAATGGGCGGATTAGCAGTTGGAACAGTGATTACATTACTGCTGTTGCCCTTGTTATATACAGCATTCTACCGAATCAGAAAACCACAAAACTAA
- a CDS encoding beta-N-acetylhexosaminidase produces MKKFFLFALITVALASCCQNNDIVYQTHVIPEPNNMEVVAGRYTYDETPKVSYELDKNLGEEEYKLEVTKKGVTITYATDVAKMYAEATLSQLQDNDGVTNYMPLAKIDDKPRFKHRGFMLDEARHFQGMEFVKKTLDRMAFHKLNKFHWHLSDDQGWRIEIKKYPLLTEKGSIRKGTQVGWKPDIMDCPTDGVEYGKGYYYTQEQIKEVIEYAAKLGIDVIPEIDMPGHMMAALHAYPELGPKKSYEVRQYWGVSHDVLDVSNPKTLQFAKDVISEVCDLFPYHLIHIGGDECPKEQWEKSASCQRMIKDLGLKNEEELQSWFLKEIEKTVNAKGKQIAGWDEILDGDMSKTATVYHWRFWTKENMTKVAAERGNEVVSTLNHRMYFDFYVSYDKEHFEPLAFPYATPLHKTYNYDPIPADLDPKYHDKVIGVQGNLWTEYVTSNETAEMRIFPRFALLSEVAWTNQDLRDWENMNRKLPYIFKVYDSWKLNYNRVYIATGCEY; encoded by the coding sequence ATGAAGAAGTTTTTTCTATTTGCCCTAATAACGGTTGCTTTGGCTAGTTGCTGTCAAAACAACGACATTGTATATCAAACACATGTTATTCCGGAGCCAAACAACATGGAAGTTGTTGCTGGTCGTTATACTTACGATGAAACTCCAAAAGTAAGCTACGAGCTAGATAAAAATCTGGGAGAAGAAGAATATAAGCTGGAAGTAACTAAAAAAGGAGTTACTATTACTTATGCTACCGATGTGGCTAAGATGTATGCAGAAGCAACATTATCGCAATTGCAGGATAATGATGGAGTAACCAATTACATGCCTTTGGCTAAAATTGACGATAAGCCACGTTTTAAGCATCGTGGATTTATGTTGGATGAGGCTCGTCACTTCCAGGGAATGGAGTTTGTGAAAAAGACCTTGGATCGCATGGCTTTTCATAAATTAAATAAATTCCACTGGCATTTATCTGATGATCAGGGATGGAGAATTGAAATTAAGAAATATCCATTGTTGACCGAAAAAGGTTCTATAAGAAAAGGAACACAAGTGGGTTGGAAGCCAGATATTATGGATTGTCCTACCGATGGTGTTGAGTACGGAAAAGGATATTATTATACGCAGGAGCAAATCAAAGAGGTAATTGAATATGCTGCTAAGTTGGGTATTGATGTGATTCCTGAAATTGATATGCCGGGTCATATGATGGCAGCTTTGCATGCTTATCCCGAATTAGGTCCTAAGAAATCATACGAGGTACGACAGTATTGGGGAGTGTCGCACGATGTGTTGGATGTAAGTAATCCTAAAACATTACAGTTTGCTAAAGACGTAATCAGCGAAGTTTGTGATTTGTTCCCTTACCATCTAATTCATATTGGAGGTGATGAGTGTCCTAAAGAGCAATGGGAGAAAAGTGCATCATGCCAACGAATGATTAAGGATCTTGGTTTGAAAAACGAGGAAGAGCTTCAATCATGGTTTTTGAAAGAGATTGAAAAAACGGTAAATGCCAAAGGAAAGCAAATTGCCGGTTGGGATGAGATTTTAGATGGCGATATGAGCAAGACTGCTACTGTTTATCACTGGCGCTTTTGGACCAAAGAAAACATGACCAAAGTAGCTGCAGAAAGAGGAAATGAAGTGGTTTCAACATTGAATCACCGTATGTATTTCGATTTCTATGTATCATATGATAAAGAGCATTTTGAGCCGTTGGCATTCCCATATGCTACACCTTTGCACAAAACGTATAATTACGATCCTATTCCGGCAGATTTAGATCCTAAATATCACGATAAAGTGATTGGTGTTCAAGGAAACCTTTGGACTGAATATGTAACTAGTAATGAAACCGCTGAAATGAGAATTTTCCCTCGTTTTGCATTATTATCAGAAGTTGCGTGGACTAATCAGGATTTAAGAGATTGGGAAAATATGAATCGAAAGCTACCTTATATCTTTAAAGTATATGATAGCTGGAAATTAAATTATAACCGTGTATATATTGCAACCGGTTGTGAGTATTAA
- a CDS encoding TolC family protein, whose product MKNIIYVCLTVLLSVECIAQETVTLSVEQCKEMALKQSEDMKIAGNKSMQAQYDKEIAFANYLPKLEGSAMGIYMAPDIDLGGSTLVIKGMYTAGFTVQQPIYAGGKIRTANHLAKIGMKSSAEQERMTKAEVIADAENKYWSYIAVLDKIKLVKAYEAQLDTLHQQMEVSHEAGMITENDYLQVSAKLSEIKYQMLKVKNGANLCRLSLCYAVGLEPETQVIPVDTVIGVTNVQARGLDLSNRPEIKLLNMGVEAGEQQIKMARADNLPQLGVAAGYTWYGNIKTEGVTEYEGQQIAYSETMNDAIFNAVASLSIPIFHWGEGRKNVKKAELSLQNAHYEKEKNTRLMTLEVTNALNNLNESVVMIEAAEFAMRQASENLRVMKSKFDVQLAPLADLLAAQAQWQESSSNLIEAKTQYKIYEIEYLKAIGSLD is encoded by the coding sequence ATGAAGAATATTATATATGTATGCTTGACAGTTTTATTGTCTGTTGAATGTATTGCTCAGGAAACGGTTACTCTTTCTGTTGAACAATGTAAAGAAATGGCATTGAAGCAAAGCGAGGATATGAAAATTGCCGGCAATAAATCGATGCAAGCTCAATACGATAAAGAGATTGCTTTTGCCAATTACTTGCCAAAATTAGAAGGTTCGGCAATGGGTATTTACATGGCTCCCGATATTGATTTGGGAGGATCTACGCTGGTTATTAAAGGGATGTATACGGCAGGATTTACAGTTCAGCAACCTATTTATGCTGGAGGAAAAATCAGAACGGCTAATCATTTGGCTAAAATTGGGATGAAGAGTAGTGCAGAGCAGGAACGTATGACCAAGGCTGAAGTTATTGCAGATGCTGAAAATAAATACTGGAGTTACATTGCTGTACTTGATAAGATAAAGTTGGTGAAAGCATACGAAGCCCAATTAGATACTTTACATCAGCAAATGGAAGTGTCGCATGAAGCAGGTATGATAACCGAAAATGATTATTTGCAGGTATCAGCTAAGCTAAGCGAGATAAAATACCAAATGTTGAAGGTAAAAAACGGAGCAAACCTTTGTAGATTGTCGTTGTGTTACGCAGTAGGATTAGAACCCGAAACGCAGGTTATACCAGTTGATACTGTTATTGGTGTTACTAATGTTCAGGCTAGGGGACTTGATTTGTCCAATCGGCCAGAGATTAAACTTCTGAATATGGGTGTTGAAGCCGGCGAGCAACAGATTAAAATGGCACGGGCTGATAATCTGCCACAGCTAGGTGTGGCTGCCGGGTACACCTGGTATGGTAATATAAAAACAGAGGGAGTAACAGAATATGAAGGTCAGCAAATAGCTTATTCCGAAACAATGAATGATGCTATATTTAATGCCGTAGCTTCACTTTCTATTCCCATTTTTCATTGGGGCGAAGGACGTAAAAATGTAAAAAAAGCTGAGCTTAGTCTGCAGAATGCGCATTACGAGAAAGAAAAGAATACACGTTTAATGACATTGGAGGTAACCAATGCTCTTAATAATTTGAACGAGAGTGTGGTTATGATTGAAGCAGCTGAGTTTGCTATGAGACAGGCTTCAGAAAATCTGCGCGTAATGAAAAGTAAATTTGATGTGCAATTAGCACCTTTAGCCGATTTATTGGCAGCACAGGCTCAATGGCAAGAATCAAGTAGCAACCTTATTGAAGCAAAAACACAATATAAAATTTACGAGATTGAATATTTAAAAGCAATCGGTAGTCTGGATTGA
- a CDS encoding methyl-accepting chemotaxis protein has translation MKNTSIKFRLITMISIFLLFFLVSFILSVTNMNQMIDNSETIYKIRLTGIQNLVEADRDAYQSNVAINHTLLTKNISKEEEIKNIDDISTNLAQINERFTLFLNNYKKSSSTLYPDLERTYQEGYIELDKITNAIIDDIKSQNYDAATLKYFDEYMPTFETVRSVLDEFTNISSEEAKLEYETITATSQRSKATFFIIFIIIMILAITGGYFLVRSITIPLAQGINFATEISQGNLEATIDDPGNNEIGHLTTALLVMAAKLKEVVSNIMEGASYVSSASEQINSSAQTMSQGANQQAASVEQISSTVEQMVSNIEQNTDNAQQTAQISSTAQTGIGEVSQHSHNTVDANKQISEKIDIINVIALQTNILALNAAVEAARAGEHGRGFAVVAGEVRKLAERSKVAAQEIVNLANSSLDLAQKAGDRMSEILPDIVKTADLVKEISAASIEQNNGASEINNAIQQLNGVTQQTASVSEELASSAEELNSQAEQLVDLVSFFKLNNTSSSLAV, from the coding sequence ATGAAAAATACGTCTATAAAATTCAGATTGATTACCATGATTAGCATATTCCTTCTATTCTTTTTGGTAAGTTTTATTCTATCGGTTACCAATATGAACCAGATGATTGATAACTCAGAAACCATATATAAAATTCGACTTACAGGAATACAAAACCTGGTGGAAGCCGATCGTGATGCCTATCAATCAAACGTGGCCATTAACCACACATTATTAACCAAAAACATTTCTAAGGAAGAAGAAATCAAAAACATTGATGATATAAGTACGAATCTGGCTCAAATAAACGAACGCTTCACTTTATTTTTAAACAATTATAAAAAGTCATCGAGTACACTTTATCCAGATCTTGAAAGAACTTATCAGGAAGGATATATAGAATTGGATAAGATAACCAATGCAATTATTGATGATATCAAATCTCAGAACTATGATGCTGCAACATTAAAATATTTCGACGAATATATGCCTACTTTTGAAACAGTAAGATCGGTTTTGGATGAATTTACTAATATTAGTTCTGAAGAAGCTAAGCTTGAATATGAAACAATTACAGCAACTAGTCAGCGTAGCAAAGCTACTTTCTTTATAATATTCATTATCATAATGATATTAGCTATAACCGGCGGATACTTTTTGGTTAGATCCATTACTATCCCTCTTGCTCAGGGTATCAACTTTGCAACCGAGATATCGCAAGGTAACCTCGAAGCCACTATTGATGATCCGGGCAATAACGAAATTGGTCATTTAACCACTGCACTATTAGTAATGGCTGCAAAGCTAAAAGAAGTCGTTTCAAATATAATGGAAGGTGCCAGCTACGTATCTTCAGCCAGTGAGCAAATAAATTCATCGGCACAAACAATGAGCCAGGGAGCCAATCAACAAGCTGCATCAGTTGAACAGATTTCTTCAACAGTTGAGCAAATGGTATCGAATATTGAACAAAATACTGATAATGCTCAGCAAACAGCACAAATTTCGTCAACGGCTCAAACGGGTATTGGAGAAGTTAGTCAACACTCACATAATACCGTTGATGCCAACAAACAAATTAGCGAGAAGATCGATATCATTAATGTAATAGCACTTCAAACAAATATTCTGGCTTTAAATGCAGCAGTTGAGGCTGCACGCGCAGGTGAACATGGAAGAGGCTTTGCTGTGGTAGCAGGTGAAGTTCGTAAACTTGCCGAGCGTAGCAAAGTAGCAGCACAAGAAATTGTTAATTTGGCCAACAGCAGCCTCGATCTTGCACAAAAAGCCGGTGACAGAATGAGCGAAATATTACCGGACATTGTAAAAACAGCAGATTTGGTCAAAGAAATTTCGGCAGCGAGTATTGAGCAGAATAACGGTGCATCGGAAATAAACAATGCCATACAGCAGTTAAATGGCGTTACACAACAAACAGCTTCAGTTAGTGAAGAACTGGCATCTAGTGCAGAGGAACTCAACAGTCAAGCAGAACAGTTGGTAGATTTAGTAAGTTTTTTCAAGCTAAATAACACTTCATCATCACTAGCTGTATAA
- a CDS encoding efflux RND transporter periplasmic adaptor subunit translates to MKNSAIVWALTCLFCSCSGSGQKDDTFTKNVKITNAKKVEQISNLSFTGVVQGAHDISVGFKTAGQIEKIFAKQGDYVTKGQLLAQLDDSDYKLGLDAYQIQYAQLKDEVARLEKMYNVKTISANDYEKAKAGLEQLQIQVKTYQNKVNYTKLYAPTSGYIQSVNNDPSEMIDAGSPLFTLLDNSQYEVVVDIPATQYVDRELFKSFYINSQYLGEKQLPLSLISISPKADGNQLYQMRFIIDDNIDKITAGMNVELTIEKENVAYVGKYTITPHAVFTDNQKTYVWIYSNGKVNKKEVKVDGIDEKGDLYISGITDTVQIVRAGVGVLHEDESVNVLEDASSTNIGGLL, encoded by the coding sequence ATGAAAAATAGTGCTATTGTTTGGGCCTTAACATGCCTGTTTTGTTCTTGTTCCGGAAGTGGACAGAAAGATGATACATTCACTAAGAATGTGAAAATTACGAATGCAAAGAAAGTTGAGCAAATTTCAAATTTGAGTTTCACTGGGGTTGTTCAGGGAGCGCACGATATTAGTGTTGGTTTTAAAACAGCCGGGCAAATAGAAAAGATATTTGCGAAACAAGGTGATTATGTGACGAAAGGACAGTTGTTAGCTCAATTAGATGACTCAGATTATAAATTGGGTTTAGATGCTTACCAAATACAATATGCACAGTTAAAAGATGAAGTGGCACGATTGGAAAAAATGTATAACGTTAAAACAATTTCAGCCAACGACTACGAGAAAGCTAAGGCCGGATTGGAGCAACTTCAAATTCAGGTTAAAACTTATCAGAATAAAGTAAACTATACCAAATTGTATGCCCCAACCTCAGGTTATATTCAATCAGTAAATAACGATCCGTCAGAAATGATTGATGCGGGTTCGCCACTTTTTACTTTGTTGGATAATTCGCAATACGAGGTGGTGGTTGATATTCCGGCAACTCAATATGTCGATCGCGAGCTGTTCAAAAGCTTCTATATAAACTCTCAATATTTAGGAGAAAAGCAATTGCCTTTAAGCCTTATTTCTATCAGTCCTAAAGCCGATGGAAATCAGCTTTATCAAATGCGTTTTATCATCGATGATAATATCGATAAAATTACTGCAGGGATGAATGTGGAACTAACTATCGAAAAAGAGAATGTGGCTTATGTGGGCAAATACACCATTACGCCACATGCTGTTTTTACAGACAATCAAAAAACATATGTATGGATTTATTCTAATGGAAAGGTGAATAAGAAAGAAGTCAAAGTAGATGGAATTGACGAAAAAGGCGATTTATACATTTCAGGCATTACCGATACTGTTCAGATAGTACGTGCAGGTGTGGGGGTATTACACGAAGATGAGTCTGTAAATGTTTTGGAAGATGCCAGCTCAACTAATATTGGAGGATTGCTATAA
- a CDS encoding helix-turn-helix domain-containing protein — protein sequence MKTTAEINKFDFFINFQTNSAIKVENKLLLIDNLDEEDGVNRFINSQHHKEMIKHDIPIKFNLAMVLFCKKGEMRLQMNLKDITVKENCILAIMPGSVGRLCYLSDDFISAGMVFSSSNYQPNIDIHHIIKSQHLVFNYPVIQIKEKRMAEFLNIYQTMHSKLSDNEFNRKMELADAYLQVIKIYWEDCNEQLAIDINPQKRSRQKVIFDSFLNEIVKHYKDNRSVAFYADKLFISPKYLSKVIKDVSNKQPSDWIRELVILEAKALLRAQQHTVQQISEELNFTSPSFFGRYFRETVGCTPKEYQNEV from the coding sequence ATGAAAACTACAGCTGAGATCAATAAGTTCGACTTCTTTATAAATTTTCAAACAAATTCAGCAATTAAGGTTGAGAACAAACTATTACTCATTGATAATTTAGACGAAGAAGATGGCGTAAATAGATTTATTAATTCTCAGCACCATAAGGAAATGATTAAGCACGATATTCCAATTAAGTTCAATTTAGCTATGGTATTATTTTGCAAAAAAGGAGAAATGCGTCTGCAAATGAACCTAAAAGATATAACCGTTAAAGAGAACTGCATATTAGCCATTATGCCTGGTTCGGTGGGTAGGCTTTGTTATTTGTCAGATGATTTTATTTCGGCAGGCATGGTATTTTCGAGTAGCAATTATCAACCAAACATTGATATTCATCACATTATAAAATCTCAACATCTGGTATTTAATTATCCTGTTATTCAAATTAAAGAGAAGAGAATGGCAGAGTTTTTAAATATCTACCAAACAATGCATAGTAAGTTATCCGACAATGAGTTTAATCGTAAAATGGAACTAGCTGATGCTTACTTACAGGTGATAAAGATTTATTGGGAAGATTGTAACGAACAGTTAGCTATTGATATTAATCCACAAAAAAGAAGCAGACAAAAGGTTATATTTGATTCATTTTTAAATGAAATAGTCAAACATTATAAAGATAACCGGAGTGTAGCGTTTTATGCTGATAAACTATTTATATCGCCTAAATACCTCTCAAAGGTAATTAAAGACGTAAGCAACAAACAACCATCAGATTGGATACGCGAACTGGTAATATTAGAAGCTAAAGCACTGCTTCGGGCTCAACAGCATACTGTTCAACAAATAAGCGAAGAATTAAACTTTACCTCTCCCTCCTTTTTTGGAAGATATTTTCGTGAAACAGTTGGTTGTACGCCTAAGGAATATCAAAACGAAGTATAA
- a CDS encoding alpha-L-fucosidase: MKKIFLSIALVFAASASFAQWAGKEYVEEEDAQVLEKLDEWQDLKLGFFVHWGAYSVEGLCESWPVVSEDVEWLTPHDNLKEFREHYFDLPKQFNPTKFDPAKWANLASDMGAKYFVFTTKHHDGFTMWDTKQTDYKITNPEYPYANAKYADITGSLFDAMRKKDMMIGAYISKPDWHSPYYWSPSFESPGRNVNYKIERHPDWWKKYTDFFYNQVEELMTNYGDVDILWLDGAWADKANRGQDMGMDRVGAMCREKQPGIMVVDRWVGGRWENYRTPEQHIPAEAEAIPWETCMTVNCCFSYRFEESVETNVKEARDLTHKLIDIVSKGGNLLLNLGASPEGWFNKAEVEVVEDMGAWLKLNGKAIYSTRAVEPYAEANVRYTQSKDGKKVYAIVMLEEGEQPEKAMLSGCLVAKDAVITDVATGKQVTFSQQGNSTLVDMPKKKGTAQYAVAFEISKVEKMAGKSFGKSQAAIDADNRNL; encoded by the coding sequence ATGAAAAAAATATTTTTATCAATAGCATTGGTTTTTGCTGCATCAGCTTCGTTTGCGCAGTGGGCAGGCAAAGAGTATGTAGAGGAAGAAGATGCACAGGTATTGGAGAAGCTTGACGAGTGGCAAGACCTTAAATTAGGTTTTTTTGTACACTGGGGAGCTTACTCTGTTGAAGGCTTATGCGAATCGTGGCCGGTAGTGTCAGAAGACGTTGAATGGTTAACGCCTCATGACAATTTGAAAGAATTCAGAGAGCATTATTTCGATTTACCAAAGCAATTTAATCCAACCAAGTTTGATCCTGCAAAATGGGCAAACCTGGCATCGGATATGGGAGCAAAGTATTTTGTTTTCACAACTAAGCATCACGATGGTTTCACGATGTGGGACACCAAACAAACGGATTATAAAATCACGAACCCTGAGTATCCATATGCAAATGCTAAATATGCTGATATCACAGGATCGTTGTTTGATGCCATGCGCAAGAAAGACATGATGATTGGTGCTTATATTTCAAAACCTGACTGGCATAGTCCTTACTACTGGTCACCATCATTTGAAAGTCCAGGTCGTAATGTAAACTATAAGATTGAACGTCATCCTGACTGGTGGAAGAAATACACTGATTTCTTTTATAATCAGGTGGAAGAATTGATGACGAATTATGGTGATGTTGATATTCTTTGGTTAGACGGTGCGTGGGCTGATAAAGCCAACCGAGGACAAGATATGGGAATGGACAGAGTAGGAGCCATGTGTCGTGAAAAGCAACCGGGTATTATGGTAGTTGACCGATGGGTTGGCGGACGCTGGGAAAACTATCGCACGCCAGAACAACACATTCCTGCTGAGGCAGAAGCTATTCCTTGGGAGACTTGTATGACTGTTAATTGCTGTTTCTCGTATCGTTTCGAAGAAAGTGTTGAAACCAACGTGAAAGAAGCTCGTGATTTAACTCATAAGTTGATTGATATTGTTTCAAAAGGAGGAAACCTGTTGTTGAACCTGGGTGCTTCACCTGAAGGTTGGTTTAACAAAGCAGAAGTTGAAGTAGTTGAAGATATGGGAGCCTGGTTGAAGCTTAATGGTAAAGCCATCTACAGCACTAGAGCTGTAGAACCATATGCCGAAGCCAATGTGCGATATACCCAATCGAAAGATGGCAAGAAAGTATATGCTATTGTGATGTTGGAAGAAGGCGAACAACCAGAAAAAGCTATGTTGTCGGGATGTTTAGTGGCTAAAGATGCTGTAATAACAGATGTGGCAACCGGAAAGCAGGTGACTTTCTCACAACAAGGTAATTCTACTTTGGTAGATATGCCTAAGAAAAAAGGAACTGCTCAATATGCAGTTGCTTTTGAGATTTCGAAAGTTGAAAAGATGGCTGGTAAATCGTTTGGTAAGTCACAAGCTGCCATCGATGCTGATAACAGGAATTTATAA